Proteins encoded within one genomic window of Amycolatopsis nigrescens CSC17Ta-90:
- a CDS encoding GntR family transcriptional regulator, giving the protein MTKRGGATRTDGIHQALRADILAARLVPGERLKFPDLADRYKVSVGATREALTRLVAEGLVVARPRQGYLVRPLSHQDLAELTQARVEIESLVLGLSVREGDTRWEADAVAAHHLLERTPYRDPADPDHLSDEWSQAHAAFHHALLAGCDNQRLLDAARSLRQEAELYRQWSVSIGNEPGRDVAAEHRALLDAVLARDADHAQELLRDHIAHTAQLLISCAPDQPNQPGE; this is encoded by the coding sequence ATGACCAAGAGAGGCGGGGCGACCCGCACCGACGGCATCCACCAGGCCCTGCGCGCCGACATCCTGGCCGCGCGGCTGGTGCCGGGCGAACGGCTCAAGTTCCCGGACCTGGCCGACCGCTACAAAGTGAGCGTCGGCGCTACCCGCGAGGCGCTGACGAGACTGGTCGCCGAAGGGCTGGTGGTGGCCAGGCCGCGTCAGGGCTACCTGGTCCGGCCGCTGTCCCATCAGGATCTGGCCGAGCTGACGCAGGCTCGGGTGGAGATCGAATCCCTGGTACTGGGGCTGTCGGTGCGGGAAGGCGACACGCGCTGGGAGGCCGATGCCGTTGCCGCGCACCACCTTCTGGAACGCACGCCGTACCGTGACCCGGCGGATCCGGACCACCTGTCCGACGAGTGGTCGCAGGCGCACGCGGCCTTCCACCACGCACTGCTGGCCGGTTGCGACAACCAGCGGCTGCTCGACGCGGCGCGGTCGTTGCGGCAGGAGGCCGAGCTGTACCGGCAGTGGTCGGTATCGATCGGCAACGAACCCGGCCGCGACGTCGCAGCCGAGCATCGAGCGCTGCTCGACGCCGTTCTCGCACGCGATGCCGACCACGCGCAGGAACTGCTGCGCGACCACATCGCACATACCGCCCAGCTGCTGATCAGCTGCGCACCCGATCAACCCAACCAGCCCGGTGAGTGA
- a CDS encoding MarR family winged helix-turn-helix transcriptional regulator — translation MDDGLADLLHRVVMLLGEAARRRTDDLDGLTYSQIRLLGTLEDIEPATQHRLAQALSVSDPAISRALRPLEADGLVQITIDPEHARRRLVRLTDTGRKAFHAAGKPLYDEFRAGLVAAGFPYERYLEDTQRLAELLASD, via the coding sequence GTGGATGACGGACTCGCAGATCTGCTGCACCGCGTGGTCATGCTGCTGGGCGAGGCGGCCCGGCGGCGCACCGACGACCTCGACGGCTTGACCTACAGCCAGATACGCCTGCTGGGCACGCTGGAGGACATCGAGCCGGCGACACAGCATCGGCTCGCGCAGGCGCTGTCGGTCTCCGACCCGGCGATCAGCCGGGCACTGCGACCACTCGAAGCGGACGGCCTGGTGCAGATCACCATCGACCCCGAACACGCGCGGCGGCGGCTGGTCCGCCTCACCGATACCGGCCGGAAAGCCTTCCACGCCGCCGGAAAGCCGCTCTACGACGAGTTCCGCGCCGGGCTCGTCGCGGCCGGCTTTCCCTACGAACGCTACCTCGAAGACACCCAGCGGCTGGCCGAGCTCCTCGCATCCGACTGA
- a CDS encoding DUF6790 family protein, whose translation MDTFSYLAQSAFPLVWILVPAIGAFVRARHAASPQERLEIWQRWWAIGAFGCGSLWMTVAFLAFPDVMSTAIGFDRTPFMFEIAFANLGLAVMGFRAASASARERITIGLGGGMFLWGAAIGHVYQWFAGGDHAPGNTGGVLVNDLLIPAVMIILAVRSRRLAATPRPAVEIAA comes from the coding sequence ATGGACACCTTCTCCTACCTCGCCCAGTCCGCCTTCCCTCTGGTCTGGATCCTGGTGCCGGCCATCGGCGCCTTCGTGCGGGCCCGCCACGCCGCGTCGCCCCAAGAACGGCTGGAGATCTGGCAGCGCTGGTGGGCCATCGGCGCCTTCGGCTGCGGCAGTCTGTGGATGACTGTCGCGTTCCTCGCCTTCCCGGACGTCATGTCCACGGCGATCGGCTTCGACCGGACGCCCTTCATGTTCGAAATCGCCTTCGCCAACCTCGGGCTGGCCGTCATGGGCTTCCGGGCCGCCTCGGCATCCGCGCGCGAGCGCATCACCATCGGGCTCGGCGGCGGGATGTTCCTCTGGGGAGCCGCGATCGGCCACGTCTACCAGTGGTTCGCAGGCGGTGACCACGCCCCCGGCAACACCGGCGGAGTTCTCGTCAACGACCTCCTGATCCCGGCGGTCATGATCATCCTGGCGGTGCGATCCCGGCGACTGGCGGCAACGCCCCGGCCGGCCGTGGAAATCGCCGCCTGA
- a CDS encoding TMEM175 family protein, with product MATHTSHKPDDELGEARAVAAERLTMFIDAAIAIALTLLALDLPVPAGDTADAMLSSVLAHGKEYLAFALSFVVIAAHWRAHHEIFQYVHSLSGRLTSLTLAWLFIQVLMPFATRVITADGDFPPRFSLYAIVQVLASATFALIIREIRREHLYRTDVPPRVFAESLVRSICLAAVFGMSIPVAFLTTSTGAYLCWLAAPLVLAVARRIQGRAAR from the coding sequence ATGGCGACTCATACCAGCCACAAACCCGACGACGAGCTCGGCGAGGCGCGAGCGGTCGCCGCCGAGCGGCTCACCATGTTCATCGACGCGGCGATCGCGATCGCGCTCACCTTGCTGGCGCTGGATCTGCCCGTTCCCGCCGGCGACACCGCCGACGCCATGCTGAGTTCGGTGTTGGCCCACGGCAAGGAGTACCTGGCCTTCGCGCTCAGCTTCGTGGTGATCGCCGCCCACTGGCGTGCCCATCACGAGATCTTCCAGTACGTCCACTCGCTGAGCGGCCGATTGACCAGCCTCACCCTGGCCTGGCTGTTCATCCAGGTCCTGATGCCGTTCGCGACCAGGGTGATCACCGCCGACGGCGACTTCCCGCCGCGGTTCAGCCTGTACGCGATCGTGCAGGTACTGGCGTCCGCGACCTTCGCGCTGATCATCCGGGAGATCCGACGCGAACACCTGTACCGCACGGACGTCCCGCCCCGGGTGTTCGCCGAGAGCCTGGTGCGCAGCATCTGCCTGGCCGCGGTGTTCGGGATGTCCATTCCCGTCGCGTTCCTGACCACGAGCACCGGCGCGTACCTCTGCTGGCTCGCGGCGCCGCTCGTGCTCGCCGTCGCCCGCCGCATCCAGGGCCGCGCCGCCCGCTGA